Proteins from a single region of Streptomyces glaucescens:
- a CDS encoding MaoC family dehydratase encodes MAEPRIFTSVDELRAAVGEQLGYTDWLEVDQKRIDLFAEATGDHQWIHVDPEKAAAGPFGTTIAHGYLTLSLLPLFGPQLIAVEGVRMGVNYGTNKVRFPAPVPVGSRLRATAVITGVEDVTGGVQVSVAFTVEREGGNKPVCVAESVSRYYL; translated from the coding sequence ATGGCAGAGCCGAGGATCTTCACGTCCGTCGACGAGCTGAGGGCGGCGGTGGGCGAGCAGCTGGGGTACACCGACTGGCTGGAGGTCGACCAGAAGCGGATCGACCTGTTCGCGGAGGCCACCGGGGACCACCAGTGGATCCACGTCGACCCGGAGAAGGCGGCGGCCGGACCGTTCGGGACCACCATCGCGCACGGCTACCTCACCCTGTCGCTGCTCCCCCTCTTCGGGCCGCAGCTGATCGCCGTCGAGGGCGTGCGGATGGGCGTCAACTACGGCACCAACAAGGTGCGCTTCCCCGCCCCGGTGCCGGTCGGCTCGCGGCTGCGGGCCACGGCGGTCATCACCGGGGTCGAGGACGTGACGGGCGGCGTCCAGGTGTCGGTCGCCTTCACCGTGGAGCGCGAGGGCGGCAACAAGCCGGTGTGCGTGGCGGAGTCGGTGTCGCGCTACTACCTCTGA
- a CDS encoding TetR/AcrR family transcriptional regulator, with product MSTAEETAGGESQPWAEVTPDAARRLLVAAVEAFAERGYHATTTRDIAGRAGMSPAALYIHYKTKEELLHRISRIGHEKALDILRTAAGREGSARDRLADAVGSFVRWHAGGRTTARVVQYELDSLGPDARAQILALRRQCDDEVRRIIEDGVASGEFDVLEVKGTTLAVLSLCIDVARWFNVDGPWTPDEVGALYADLVLRMVGAK from the coding sequence ATGAGTACGGCGGAGGAGACGGCCGGAGGCGAGAGCCAGCCGTGGGCCGAGGTCACCCCTGACGCGGCCCGGCGGCTGCTGGTCGCCGCCGTGGAGGCCTTCGCCGAGCGCGGCTACCACGCCACCACGACCCGTGACATCGCGGGCCGCGCGGGCATGAGCCCGGCCGCGCTCTACATCCACTACAAGACCAAGGAAGAGCTGCTGCACCGCATCAGCAGGATCGGCCACGAGAAGGCCCTGGACATCCTGCGCACGGCGGCCGGCCGCGAGGGCAGCGCCCGCGACCGCCTCGCCGACGCGGTCGGCTCCTTCGTCCGCTGGCACGCCGGCGGGCGCACCACCGCGCGGGTCGTCCAGTACGAGCTGGACTCGCTCGGCCCGGACGCCCGCGCGCAGATCCTGGCCCTGCGCCGCCAGTGCGACGACGAGGTGCGCCGGATCATCGAGGACGGGGTGGCGTCCGGCGAGTTCGACGTGCTCGAGGTGAAGGGCACCACCCTCGCCGTGCTCTCCCTGTGCATCGACGTGGCCCGCTGGTTCAACGTCGACGGGCCCTGGACCCCCGACGAGGTCGGCGCCCTCTACGCCGACCTCGTGCTGCGGATGGTGGGGGCCAAGTAG
- a CDS encoding YiaA/YiaB family inner membrane protein yields the protein MSDKQQNTAAFYGQAVASFAVAMAATAIGIYQLDADPWVRGFLAIAVLYLVTSAFTLAKVIRDRQEGTRAVHHSQRGV from the coding sequence ATGAGTGACAAGCAGCAGAACACCGCCGCCTTCTACGGTCAGGCCGTCGCCTCCTTCGCCGTCGCGATGGCCGCGACCGCCATCGGGATCTACCAGCTCGACGCCGACCCCTGGGTGCGCGGCTTCCTCGCCATCGCCGTGCTCTACCTGGTGACCTCCGCCTTCACCCTGGCCAAGGTGATCCGGGACCGGCAGGAGGGCACGCGGGCCGTGCACCACTCCCAGCGAGGCGTCTAA
- a CDS encoding acyl-CoA dehydrogenase family protein has protein sequence MNLELSEEQTAVRQLARDFVEREIAPHVIAWDRAEEVDRGIVKKLGEVGFLGLTVDEEYGGSGGDHLAYCLVTEELGRGDSSVRGIVSVSLGLVAKTIAAWGDEEQKRRWLPGLTSGELVGCFGLTEPGTGSDAGSLATRAVRDGDEYVVNGTKMFITNGTWADVVLLFARSTDAPGHKGVSAFLVPADTPGLTRRTVHGKLGLRGQATAELVLEDVRVPASAMLGEEGKGFTVAMSALAKGRMSVAAGCVGIAQAALDAAVRHAGEREQFGRTIAHHQLVQELISDIAVDVDAARLLTWRVADLVDRGLPFATEASKAKLFASEAAVRAANNALQVFGGYGYIDEYPAGKLLRDARVMTLYEGTSQIQKLLIGRALTGVSAF, from the coding sequence ATGAACCTGGAGCTCAGCGAGGAACAGACCGCCGTACGGCAGCTCGCCCGGGACTTCGTGGAGCGCGAGATCGCCCCCCATGTCATCGCCTGGGACCGGGCCGAGGAGGTCGACCGGGGCATCGTGAAGAAGCTCGGCGAGGTCGGCTTCCTCGGGCTCACCGTCGACGAGGAGTACGGCGGGTCCGGCGGCGACCACCTCGCCTACTGCCTCGTCACGGAGGAGCTGGGCCGCGGCGACTCCTCCGTGCGCGGCATCGTCTCCGTCTCCCTCGGGCTGGTCGCCAAGACCATCGCGGCCTGGGGGGACGAGGAGCAGAAGCGGCGGTGGCTGCCCGGCCTCACCTCCGGCGAGCTGGTCGGCTGCTTCGGGCTCACCGAACCCGGCACCGGCTCCGACGCGGGCAGCCTGGCCACCCGCGCGGTCCGCGACGGCGACGAGTACGTCGTGAACGGCACCAAGATGTTCATCACCAACGGCACCTGGGCCGACGTGGTGCTGCTCTTCGCCCGGTCCACGGACGCGCCCGGCCACAAGGGCGTCAGCGCCTTCCTGGTACCGGCCGACACCCCCGGCCTGACCCGCCGCACCGTCCACGGCAAGCTCGGACTGCGCGGCCAGGCGACCGCCGAACTCGTCCTGGAGGACGTCCGGGTGCCCGCCTCGGCGATGCTGGGCGAGGAGGGCAAGGGCTTCACCGTCGCCATGTCCGCGCTCGCCAAGGGCCGGATGTCGGTGGCGGCCGGCTGTGTCGGCATCGCGCAGGCCGCCCTGGACGCGGCGGTGCGCCACGCGGGCGAGCGCGAGCAGTTCGGCCGGACCATCGCCCACCACCAGCTCGTCCAGGAGCTGATCAGCGACATCGCCGTGGACGTCGACGCGGCCCGGCTGCTGACCTGGCGGGTCGCCGACCTGGTCGACCGCGGCCTGCCCTTCGCCACCGAGGCGTCCAAGGCCAAGCTCTTCGCCTCCGAGGCGGCCGTGCGGGCCGCGAACAACGCCCTCCAGGTCTTCGGCGGCTACGGCTACATCGACGAGTACCCCGCCGGCAAGCTCCTGCGCGACGCCCGCGTGATGACCCTCTACGAGGGCACCAGCCAGATCCAGAAGCTGCTCATCGGGCGGGCGCTGACGGGGGTGTCGGCATTCTGA
- a CDS encoding TetR/AcrR family transcriptional regulator, whose product MARPRKPLLSTDRIVDTARELVDAEGLAAVSTRRLAAELGVSGPSLYNHFRTKDEILEAVADSVSAQVDLSMFEDGRDWRTALHDWAVSYRAALRDHPNIVPVLARGPGRRPAALRLADAVYGAMVEAGWPPAQATSIGALMRYFIMGSALGSFAGGFPDDADAYDPADYPHLGQAHRLAEQQEKVDERAFETGLTALLDGLAQQYARLAPSA is encoded by the coding sequence ATGGCCCGACCGCGCAAGCCCCTGCTCAGCACCGACCGGATCGTCGACACGGCGCGGGAACTCGTGGACGCCGAGGGCCTGGCGGCCGTCTCCACCCGGCGGCTCGCCGCCGAGCTGGGGGTGAGCGGGCCGTCGCTCTACAACCACTTCCGCACCAAGGACGAGATCCTGGAGGCGGTCGCCGACTCGGTGAGCGCCCAGGTCGACCTGTCGATGTTCGAGGACGGCCGGGACTGGCGCACCGCCCTGCACGACTGGGCGGTCTCCTACCGCGCGGCCCTGCGCGACCACCCGAACATCGTCCCGGTGCTCGCCCGCGGCCCCGGCCGCCGCCCCGCCGCCCTGCGGCTCGCCGACGCGGTCTACGGCGCGATGGTCGAGGCCGGCTGGCCGCCCGCCCAGGCCACCTCGATCGGCGCGCTGATGCGGTACTTCATCATGGGCTCCGCGCTCGGCTCGTTCGCCGGCGGCTTCCCGGACGACGCCGACGCGTACGACCCGGCCGACTACCCCCACCTCGGGCAGGCGCACCGCCTCGCCGAGCAGCAGGAGAAGGTCGACGAACGGGCCTTCGAGACCGGGCTCACGGCCCTGCTGGACGGGCTGGCGCAGCAGTACGCGCGGCTCGCGCCGTCCGCGTAG